GGACAGCCAGACCATCCTGGCGGGGACACCTGGCAcccccagggcacccacctGCACCAACCCCCACTCACTGCCCAAGGAATCCCCAGTGTCactgggaagggggaagaggagggggtaGCCCCGTCTGTGGGGCCGGGGGTGCCCCAGTTTCAGGGTTCCCTGGTTCACAGGGTGCCCCAGTTGAGGGGTGCCCCTGTCTGGGTGTGCCCCGGTAGGGGGGGGGTGCCCCAATTTGGGGGCTGCCCCAGTTTGGGGGTCCAGGGCACTGCAAGGCATGGTTGGACAGTGCagtttccccccccctccttttttttttttttaatttggctgATTTTGCAGGTGGCAGCAACATTTCTGGGCACTGTGGCCTGTCCCCTGagtgtccccatgtccccccacAGCTAAGGacactgcagcccaggccacTGCCCACGGGGACTCGCAGGGGACCCGACCACACGCAGCCCTGGCAGGAacggggatggggacagggcagcCCGGGGGTCCCTGTGCCACCACTCCCCACGGCCCCGGGATGGcgtggggtgggcaggggacCAGAGCGCCAAGAAGGCAGGGGGGTGGCCGCGGTGACAAGGTGGCACCGGGGCTGCGGCGGCACCGAGGAGCGGGCAGGCAGAGGGTGGCACCGGGACGGCACCGGCGTGTCCCCAGCGACGGGGCGGGCACGGGTGAGAGCGGGGCGGCACgggaggtggggaggaagggcaggcagggggttCAGGGCGCAGGGCAGGGGGCCAGGCGGGTGGCACTTACTCTGCTGTATGGACTTGAGGGCGCGCAGGACGGTGGCAGCCAGCAGGCAGGCGCAGCCGGGCTGGGGGCAGCGCAGCCCCCCCGCCAGGCTGCAGGCGGCCCCGGCGCAGACGGGCCCCATGGCCAGGTACTGCAGCGGGTGGTGCCGCCGCCCGCCCAGCAGCCCCGACAGCAGCAGCGTCACCAGCGGGGTGGTCGTGGCCACCGCCTGCGCCGCGTCCAGCTGCACCGAGCTcaggcccaggttgcccagggccaCGCTGGTGCAGAAGGTGAGGCTGAGCAGGTAGATGCGGGCGGTGGGCCGGGGCGCCGAGGGACCCCGCGCCCAGCCCAGCCGGTAACCCACGGCCGCCCCCGACAGCATGTGCAGGGACGAGAGCAGCAGCGGGTAGCGGAAGCCGTGCGTGGCGAAGATCCATTTGTTGAGGCCGGACATGGTGGTGCCGGTGCCCAGCCAGGCCAGGACGGTCAGGGCCAAAGGCAGCGACGGTGCCGGGGGCGGCCGAGCCCCCTCCGCCTGCCCCGGGTCGGGCTTCCAGGGCCGGAGGGGCCGCTCGCCGCCGCCCGGCATTGTCAGCGCGTCAtggccccgccgggcccgcgggCACATGGGCAcggccgccccccgcgcccgccccgccggcacCGGGCAGCGCTGGCGGCAGCTCCGTTCCTACCGGCAGCGGCGTCACCcgcgggcggcgcggggctcCCCCCGGTGCGGGACGTTTGGAGATGGCGGGAGCGAAGGGCGGGGGAGGCTCCTcctcccggggccgccgccgcgtCACGGCGGCCGGGGCGAAGTCCGGGGGGGGAGGTCGGGAATTGCGGAACGGGTGCGGGGGTGTCCGCCCGGGAATGCCGCCCGGCGCGGCCAGGCCTGCCGGGAAGCGGCCGCCCCGCAACCCCCCGTCCGGTGCGGGggcccccggggctgggggcgggcgGCATCGCCCCCCGCGGGCCCGGGACCCGCACCCGCCCCGGCACCGCAGCCCGAGGGGTTGTTGGGGTCGGATTCAATCCCAGCGGGGATCATGCAGGTCTGGGACACACCCGGGGGGGGTCCCCTTCGGGCTGTGCACGGCACCGGGGACACTGCGGGACCCAAGCTTAGTGGGGGGGGCCGGGGTCGTCgtcgtccccccccccccagaggGTTTGCAGAGCGTGGCCCCGGCTGGCAGCCTGCCAGGGGCTCCCCACaaccagctcctctgggcatCCCAAATCCAGCTGCTCCCCAAGCAGGGCCAGGGCAAGGGAAGGTGTTCCCATCCCACCCTGCCCACAGGACACCGtgtgtgtccctgtcccccctccccgggcgggtttgggcacagcagggacagcaggaggcGGGAACTGGCAGGTCCTGCTGCGAGGCAGGCGGTTCATTGTCACTGTCCCCCCCTCCCGCTACCACTCGCTCAGGCGCAGGATGATGGTCTCCTCGTCGGCAGGTCTGTAGTCAGCAACAcctgtggggagagggagaggggtgGCAGAGCAGCCACGGGGGCTGGCCGAGACCCCCACTGCCTCCCCCAGGACCCCCACCCATCACTCACCCATCTGCAGGCTGGTGTCAGGggccctgaggagctgccagtAGCTGCGCTTCTGGgcctccagcccctgcaccTGGCTCAGGAAGGGGCCCTGGGGGGTGTCCTGGGTGTCAAACCTGGCGGGTGGGAGAGGGGGTGAGGGTCTGCTGCCAAGGGAGATGAGCTCTGGGTACTGGGGTGAGCCTGTAGGCACATGGGAACCCCTTGGGGTGACACACAGGGACCCCAGagggtctccccaccctggCACGTCGGGCCACGTACGTGAAGTTGGAGGATCCAAGTGCAGTGGCTGCCACGAGGACATCCAGGAGGGAGGTGCCAGCGGGCACGGGCACCATCTGGTCATAGAGCTGGTCCTGGGGACACTGTGGCAGGGGACACTCCACCACCAGATGCACTGTCATGTTCCCTGGCACCTCGGTCTGCGGCTCAGGGCTCAAGGGCGTCAGCGTGTCTGCGAGGATGAAGCCACCGTGGGCACTGATGAAGATCAAGCCACTGCCGTGGTGGCATCTGTGCCAACCCCAACCCagctttccctgcctccccGGCTCCTACCCGGCTCCTCCTGGCAGCGCATGGAGGCGATGTCCAGGTAGGAGCGGCCgtgcagcactggcagcaccTGGGCCATGGTGGCAGCAGTGGTGAAGGCGTCCAGGTTCTCCAGCAGGGCATCCATGGCCCGGCTGTACCCTGGCTGTGTCTGGCACGAGTTGGTGGCGATGAAGACCTGGCaacaggagggaggaaagggacaGGGCAGCGGCCGGAGGAAGGAGGTGGGCTGGGGCCCTGGGCACCAAACTGCCAGCGAGTGGCACCTGCCTGCTCAGGgacccctgcctgcacctgcaCCCATGTCTGCACCCAGACCTGCACCCGCCtccacccacagccctgctcacaCTTGCACCCAGCCCTCTGCTCACAGCTGTACCTGCACCCATCCCCACCCCTGGGTGTGCACCCAGTCCTGTACACAAGTGCTGCCTGTGTCCCAAACCCCTGCCCACACCTGCACCCACACCTCTGCCTGCATCTGTACCCATGCCCGCACCGCTGCTCACGCTGTACCCGCGGTGCCCTGCACTCAGTCCCACACCCACCCGCACTGCATCCCAaacctcccccctgcccccccagcccccccgctGTCCCCCCTGGCGGTGTCCCCACCTGCATGGCCCAGGGGGTGCTGTAGACGTTGCCGAAGAAGCCGTCGGGGCCCTGGGCCTCCTCCATCCCCCTCCTGGCCCCGCGCGTGGCCGCCCGCAGCTCGCCCGCCAGCCGGgcccccaccagctgctgccgCTCCAGGCAGGCGAAGGCCAGCGCTGCCACTGCTGCCGTGTCTGCGGGGACAGCGTGTCACCAGGGCCGGGGTGCCACCCCCCCCTTCCCGGGGACCCTTACCCGTGGCGCTGGCACCGGCGTGGCTGAAGCTGCCGCGGGCCTGGGCGGCCAGCAGCCGGCGGATCACCTCCTCCCGCACCCGCTTGCGGTGCACGCAGAGCGCCAGCACGCCCAGGCTGTACTGGTAGTAACTGGTGAGGGGGTGGCCATGGTGCCGGGAGCCTGGGGACGAGGCTTCGTGTCACGGTGACCTGGTGGCTGGACGTGCCAGCGCTTGCTGTGGTCTGCTCTCACCTGTCCAGTCCTCCTCCAGGTAGAACTTCAGCCACGTCACCAGCGAGCGCAGGGCGCCGTGGTCCGGGGGGTGACAAGTggcctgcagccccagcaggtaCAGCGCCAGCCGCCCTGTCTCTGGTGGCTCCACCTCAGCACTCCTGGAAGCCACCATGtcagctcccaccagcagccagggTCCCCACACCATGCCAGGGGGTTGTAACCCCTCTGGTTTGGGGGGACTGTCCCTGCGGGACCCCACACTGTGCCACGGGGCTGCCACCCTGCTGTTGGAGGGGACCACCCCCATGGGACCCCACGCTGCACCAGGGGGGCTGTCACCCTGCCAGTGCCAGGAACCGTGGGGCTGTCACCCCAGTAGTGGAGGGGGCTGTCCCCATGGGATGCCTAAACCGTGCCAGGGGGTTGTCACCCCGCTGGTGGAGGGGACTGTGGAGCTGTCACCCTACTGCTGGAGGGGACCATCCccgggacacacacacacaggtgctGTGCTCGCTGGCCGCAGCACCCTTCTCGGGGTGGCCGTGGGACTggccagctgcctgcaggctccCGCGGGGACTCGGTGTCAGTGGGGCGGCGTGGGGGGCAGGGGACACCCCCAGAGGCGTGCGGGGGGGCCCAGTGTCCCCCCATCCAGGACCTACCGGCCGTAGCGGTGCTGGAAGGCGTCCTGCAGCCGCCGCAGGTACCGCTCCTCCCCGCGCAGGCTGTGCTCGGGGCCCAGGCGAAGGGCCAGGTAGACGCTGGGGTCGGGGTCCCGCGCCGGGTCCCCCGCCAGCCCCAGGAGCCGGGCGCTCAGCGCCCGCACCGGCCCCGCCACCGCCTCCCCCGGCGCCTCTGCCCCCCGCGGGGAGAAGGAGCGGGGTgaggggggcaggagggggcccagcccacccccagcagccccccc
The sequence above is a segment of the Apus apus isolate bApuApu2 chromosome 16, bApuApu2.pri.cur, whole genome shotgun sequence genome. Coding sequences within it:
- the SLC35E4 gene encoding solute carrier family 35 member E4, coding for MCPRARRGHDALTMPGGGERPLRPWKPDPGQAEGARPPPAPSLPLALTVLAWLGTGTTMSGLNKWIFATHGFRYPLLLSSLHMLSGAAVGYRLGWARGPSAPRPTARIYLLSLTFCTSVALGNLGLSSVQLDAAQAVATTTPLVTLLLSGLLGGRRHHPLQYLAMGPVCAGAACSLAGGLRCPQPGCACLLAATVLRALKSIQQSLLLQEAQLDARSLLALTSLPSFCLLFGATLALELGPSWQGVLGYDCSLWACVLLSCLASVLYNLATFCVLSLTSALTIHVLGNLTVVGNLLLSHLLFGTSLSGLSYLGIGLALAGTFLYHQPGLVAAGWAAWPGRGSPGRT
- the TCN2 gene encoding transcobalamin-2; the protein is MWLLLPLLGAAVLALPAQPCEAPGEAVAGPVRALSARLLGLAGDPARDPDPSVYLALRLGPEHSLRGEERYLRRLQDAFQHRYGRSAEVEPPETGRLALYLLGLQATCHPPDHGALRSLVTWLKFYLEEDWTGSRHHGHPLTSYYQYSLGVLALCVHRKRVREEVIRRLLAAQARGSFSHAGASATDTAAVAALAFACLERQQLVGARLAGELRAATRGARRGMEEAQGPDGFFGNVYSTPWAMQVFIATNSCQTQPGYSRAMDALLENLDAFTTAATMAQVLPVLHGRSYLDIASMRCQEEPDTLTPLSPEPQTEVPGNMTVHLVVECPLPQCPQDQLYDQMVPVPAGTSLLDVLVAATALGSSNFTFDTQDTPQGPFLSQVQGLEAQKRSYWQLLRAPDTSLQMGVADYRPADEETIILRLSEW